From the Bacteroidia bacterium genome, one window contains:
- a CDS encoding aminotransferase class V-fold PLP-dependent enzyme, producing MTLDSIREHFPYLKSGRIYLNHAATSPWSSTMEQEVLRFIDLRARGDIEIYPETMHIITETRAWVAEMIGCDAGDLSFALNTSEGLNILAAGLDWKHGDHIVLVDQEFPANIYPFLNLRRHGVDVSIVAQRNGSVALEDIEAAMTARTRLVAVSWVQFLSGSVIDLAQLRALCERRGALLSVDAIQGIGAIRLDLRTTPVDFLSAGVQKWQMGPQGVGIVYTSARVRDMLQQAVVGWINVKNAWDFFDYTLDLLDDARRYESGTYNSIGITGYRGALRLFREVGHHRVEELVRANATHAWQRAREMGLGLITPEEPSRRAGIVTFRLPDADRIQQQLQQRGITVSARVGHLRVSPHFYNTTEEIDACFDAITALM from the coding sequence ATGACACTCGACTCCATCCGCGAACACTTTCCGTATCTGAAATCCGGACGCATCTACTTGAATCATGCGGCGACATCCCCCTGGTCTTCCACCATGGAGCAGGAAGTCCTGCGTTTCATTGATCTGCGCGCCCGCGGCGATATAGAGATCTATCCTGAAACGATGCACATCATTACCGAAACCCGCGCATGGGTGGCGGAAATGATCGGCTGCGACGCAGGGGATCTCAGCTTCGCGCTGAATACCTCCGAGGGACTGAACATCCTTGCCGCGGGGCTCGACTGGAAGCACGGAGATCATATCGTCCTCGTGGATCAGGAATTCCCCGCGAACATTTATCCCTTTCTGAATCTCCGGCGTCATGGTGTTGACGTCAGTATAGTGGCGCAACGGAACGGCAGCGTCGCACTCGAGGACATCGAGGCCGCGATGACAGCGCGTACGCGCCTCGTCGCGGTGAGCTGGGTACAGTTTCTTTCCGGCTCCGTCATCGATCTGGCGCAGCTCCGGGCGCTGTGCGAGCGCCGGGGCGCCCTGCTGAGCGTGGACGCGATTCAGGGTATCGGAGCGATACGTCTCGATCTTCGGACGACACCGGTGGACTTTCTCTCGGCCGGCGTACAGAAATGGCAGATGGGTCCGCAGGGTGTGGGCATCGTGTACACTTCGGCGCGGGTACGGGACATGCTTCAGCAGGCGGTTGTGGGATGGATCAACGTCAAAAACGCCTGGGATTTCTTCGACTACACGCTCGACCTGCTGGATGACGCACGCCGATACGAAAGCGGGACGTACAACTCCATCGGCATCACCGGATATCGCGGCGCGTTGCGCTTGTTCCGTGAGGTCGGACATCATCGGGTGGAAGAACTGGTGCGGGCCAACGCGACGCATGCCTGGCAACGCGCCAGGGAAATGGGTCTCGGGCTCATCACGCCGGAGGAGCCATCACGGCGCGCAGGCATTGTCACCTTCCGGCTTCCGGACGCGGATCGCATACAGCAGCAACTTCAGCAGCGCGGGATCACCGTATCCGCCCGCGTCGGACACCTCCGCGTATCGCCGCATTTTTATAACACCACGGAGGAAATAGACGCATGCTTCGACGCGATCACTGCGTTGATGTGA